One genomic region from Methanocaldococcus fervens AG86 encodes:
- a CDS encoding 2-oxoacid:ferredoxin oxidoreductase subunit beta: protein MHPALKYMRQDRLPHIFCSGCGNGIVINCFLKAIEELNIKPEDYIAVSGIGCSSRIPGYLYCDSLHTTHGRPIAFATGIKIARPDKHVVVFTGDGDTAAIGGNHFIHGCRRNIDLTVICINNNIYGMTGGQFSPTTPQGKKATTAPYGCIENNADLCKLAIAAGATYVARWTTAHPIQLVKSIIKGIQKKGFAFIEVVSQCPTYYGRFNVSRKPADMIKYLKENSIHINKAKNMSEEELNGKIVVGEFLNIEKPEFVEELHKLIEKLKKEG, encoded by the coding sequence TTGCATCCGGCTTTAAAATATATGAGGCAAGATAGATTACCACACATCTTTTGTTCAGGATGTGGAAATGGAATTGTTATAAACTGCTTTTTAAAGGCAATTGAAGAGCTAAATATAAAGCCAGAGGATTATATAGCTGTTTCAGGAATTGGATGCTCTTCAAGAATTCCTGGTTATTTATACTGCGATTCCCTACATACAACACATGGAAGACCTATAGCGTTTGCGACTGGAATTAAAATAGCAAGACCAGATAAGCATGTTGTTGTGTTTACAGGAGATGGAGATACAGCAGCTATAGGTGGAAATCACTTTATCCACGGTTGTAGGAGGAATATTGATTTGACAGTTATCTGTATAAACAACAACATCTATGGAATGACAGGAGGACAGTTTTCACCAACAACACCTCAAGGTAAAAAGGCTACAACAGCTCCGTATGGGTGTATAGAGAACAATGCAGATTTATGCAAATTAGCTATAGCTGCTGGAGCTACTTATGTAGCAAGGTGGACAACAGCTCATCCAATTCAGCTCGTTAAATCAATAATAAAAGGTATCCAAAAGAAAGGATTTGCATTTATTGAAGTTGTTTCTCAATGCCCAACTTACTATGGAAGGTTTAATGTCTCAAGAAAGCCGGCTGATATGATAAAATATCTAAAAGAGAATTCAATACACATAAACAAGGCAAAAAATATGAGTGAAGAGGAGTTGAATGGAAAAATTGTTGTTGGGGAGTTTTTAAATA
- a CDS encoding nicotinamide-nucleotide adenylyltransferase — MRGIIIGRFQPFHKGHLEVIKKIAEEVEEIIIGIGSAQKSHTLDNPFTAGERILMITKSLKGYNLTYYPIPIKDIEFNSIWVSYVESLTPPFDVVYSGNPLVRVLFEEKGYEVKKPEMYNRREYSGTEIRRRMLNGEKWEHLVPKAVVEVIEEIKGVERIRKLAQTDKL, encoded by the coding sequence TTGAGGGGCATTATAATTGGTAGATTTCAACCATTTCACAAAGGGCATTTGGAAGTTATAAAAAAGATAGCTGAGGAGGTTGAGGAAATAATTATTGGAATTGGTAGTGCTCAAAAAAGCCATACTTTGGATAACCCATTTACAGCTGGGGAAAGAATTTTGATGATAACAAAATCATTGAAAGGTTATAATTTGACCTATTATCCAATACCTATAAAAGATATAGAATTCAACTCTATTTGGGTATCATATGTTGAGTCTTTAACTCCACCGTTTGATGTAGTGTATAGTGGAAATCCATTGGTTAGGGTTTTGTTTGAAGAAAAAGGATATGAAGTAAAAAAGCCAGAGATGTATAATAGGAGAGAATATTCTGGAACCGAAATTAGAAGAAGAATGTTGAATGGAGAAAAGTGGGAACATTTAGTCCCTAAAGCAGTTGTTGAAGTTATTGAAGAAATAAAAGGTGTTGAAAGGATTAGGAAATTAGCCCAAACAGATAAATTATAA
- a CDS encoding DUF2097 family protein, whose amino-acid sequence MEEIIDVKNPKDVFEYLDNNIDVDEYVEIYFGRVHVEGRLVHYNDGLVRLVHERYGIIEVEIEEILDDLLELAHSDGEKRTVLRFY is encoded by the coding sequence ATGGAAGAAATTATTGATGTAAAAAACCCAAAAGATGTTTTTGAGTATCTCGACAACAATATAGATGTGGATGAGTACGTTGAAATATACTTTGGAAGGGTTCACGTTGAAGGTAGATTAGTGCATTATAACGATGGTCTCGTAAGATTAGTCCATGAAAGATACGGCATTATAGAGGTTGAGATTGAAGAGATATTAGATGATTTGTTGGAGTTGGCTCATAGTGATGGGGAGAAAAGAACTGTGTTGAGATTCTATTAA
- the lysS gene encoding lysine--tRNA ligase, with protein sequence MHWADVIAEKLIEERKADKYIVASGITPSGHIHVGNARETLTADAIYKGLINKGVDAELIFIADTYDPLRKLYPFLPKEFEQYIGMPLSEIPCPEGCCKSYAEHFLSPYLESLDDLGVELTTYRADENYKKGLYDEKIKIALDNREKIMEILNKFRASPLPDDWWPINVVCENCGRLKTKVLSYDSEKEIVRYRCEVCGYEGEVKPYKGRAKLPWRVDWPARWSIFNVTIEPMGKDHAAAGGSYDTGVLIAKEIYNYEPPKKVVYEWIQLKVGDKAIPMSSSKGVVFAVKDWTHIAHPEILRFLLLRSKPTKHIDFDLKKIPDLVDEYDRLEEFYFNNKDKDELSDEEEEKIRIYELSTPKIPESKPFVIPYRFCSIIAQLTYDEEKKDVNMERVFEILRRNNYRIEDIDEFSMKRLKDRLLMARNWALKYGEKLVIIDEDEAKEIYEKLKDKQKEWIKYFAEKLKTVEFDALTLHELIYQTAKELGLNPREAFQASYMILLGKKYGPKLGAFLATLGRDFVIRRYSLFE encoded by the coding sequence ATGCATTGGGCTGATGTAATAGCTGAGAAATTGATTGAAGAGAGAAAAGCAGATAAATATATAGTTGCGAGCGGAATAACACCTTCAGGACATATCCACGTAGGAAACGCAAGGGAAACACTAACTGCCGATGCCATATATAAGGGATTGATAAATAAAGGAGTTGATGCAGAGTTAATTTTTATAGCAGATACTTACGACCCATTAAGGAAGCTCTATCCTTTCCTACCAAAGGAGTTTGAGCAATATATTGGCATGCCTTTAAGTGAAATTCCATGTCCAGAGGGTTGCTGTAAAAGTTATGCCGAGCACTTCTTATCTCCTTATTTGGAAAGCTTAGATGATTTGGGTGTTGAGCTAACCACATATAGGGCAGATGAAAACTATAAAAAAGGACTTTATGATGAAAAAATAAAAATCGCATTAGATAATAGAGAAAAAATCATGGAGATTTTAAATAAATTTAGAGCTTCCCCATTACCAGACGATTGGTGGCCAATAAACGTTGTTTGTGAAAATTGTGGAAGGCTAAAAACAAAAGTCTTAAGTTATGATAGTGAAAAAGAGATAGTAAGATATAGGTGTGAGGTTTGTGGCTATGAAGGAGAAGTAAAGCCTTATAAAGGAAGAGCTAAGCTTCCATGGAGGGTTGATTGGCCAGCAAGGTGGAGCATATTTAATGTAACCATTGAACCAATGGGTAAAGACCACGCAGCAGCTGGGGGAAGCTACGATACTGGAGTTTTAATTGCTAAGGAGATTTACAACTATGAGCCTCCAAAAAAGGTTGTTTATGAATGGATTCAATTAAAAGTTGGGGATAAAGCAATTCCAATGAGTTCTTCTAAAGGGGTTGTATTTGCTGTAAAAGATTGGACTCATATAGCTCATCCAGAGATTTTAAGGTTCTTGTTGTTAAGAAGTAAGCCAACAAAACACATAGACTTTGATTTAAAGAAAATTCCCGACTTAGTTGATGAGTATGACAGATTGGAAGAATTTTATTTCAACAATAAAGATAAAGATGAACTAAGTGATGAAGAAGAGGAAAAGATAAGAATTTATGAGCTATCTACTCCAAAAATTCCAGAAAGTAAGCCGTTTGTCATCCCATACAGATTCTGTTCAATTATCGCTCAACTAACCTATGATGAAGAGAAGAAAGATGTAAATATGGAAAGAGTATTTGAAATATTGAGAAGAAATAATTATAGGATTGAGGATATTGATGAGTTCAGCATGAAAAGGTTGAAAGATAGGCTTTTAATGGCAAGAAACTGGGCTTTAAAGTATGGGGAGAAGTTAGTTATAATTGATGAAGATGAGGCAAAGGAAATCTATGAGAAATTGAAAGATAAGCAAAAAGAGTGGATTAAATACTTTGCTGAAAAATTGAAAACTGTAGAGTTTGATGCATTAACTTTGCACGAGCTTATCTATCAAACTGCAAAAGAACTCGGTTTAAATCCAAGAGAGGCATTCCAGGCATCGTATATGATACTACTGGGCAAAAAGTATGGGCCAAAGTTAGGGGCTTTCTTAGCAACATTGGGAAGAGATTTTGTTATAAGGAGATATTCATTATTTGAATAA